Proteins encoded together in one Mycobacterium simiae window:
- a CDS encoding SDR family oxidoreductase yields the protein MTIVDRLRYDGKRALVVGGATGMGAAAAKSAAELGAEVIVMDYAPVAYDVAKAIQVDLRDTASIDAAIEQLDGPVHAVFSAAGIAEGTTDLMAINFLGHRHLIERLLENNQLPSGSAICFISSVAGMGWENDLDLLNEFLATPDFASAQEWVTAHAAEGIIHYGFSKKVVNAYVATQGYPLLKKGIRINAICPGPTDTPLAQSNADLWLTFAQDYRDETGSKVHTPEQMGDVMAFLNSAAAFGINGITLLVDYGHTMASVTNAYPPGKPIIDIIMGKVKL from the coding sequence ATGACCATTGTCGATCGGTTGCGCTACGACGGCAAGCGCGCTCTCGTTGTCGGTGGCGCGACCGGTATGGGCGCCGCCGCGGCCAAGTCGGCGGCCGAGCTCGGCGCCGAAGTCATCGTGATGGACTATGCACCGGTGGCCTACGACGTCGCCAAGGCGATTCAGGTCGACCTGCGCGACACCGCGTCGATCGACGCCGCCATCGAGCAGCTGGACGGTCCGGTCCACGCCGTGTTCTCGGCGGCCGGCATCGCCGAGGGCACCACCGACTTGATGGCGATCAACTTCCTCGGCCACCGCCACCTGATCGAGCGGCTGCTGGAGAACAATCAGCTGCCGTCCGGATCGGCGATCTGTTTCATCTCCTCGGTCGCCGGCATGGGCTGGGAAAACGACCTCGATTTGTTGAACGAGTTCCTGGCAACGCCGGACTTCGCGTCGGCCCAGGAATGGGTCACGGCGCACGCCGCCGAAGGCATCATCCACTACGGCTTCTCCAAGAAGGTCGTCAACGCCTACGTGGCCACCCAGGGCTATCCCCTGCTCAAGAAGGGCATCCGGATCAATGCGATCTGCCCGGGTCCCACCGACACCCCGCTGGCCCAGTCCAACGCCGACCTGTGGCTGACCTTCGCCCAGGACTACCGCGACGAGACCGGCTCCAAGGTGCACACGCCGGAGCAGATGGGCGACGTGATGGCGTTTCTGAATAGCGCCGCCGCCTTCGGCATCAACGGGATCACGCTGCTGGTCGATTATGGCCACACAATGGCGTCGGTCACCAACGCCTACCCGCCGGGCAAGCCGATCATCGACATCATCATGGGCAAGGTGAAGCTCTAG
- a CDS encoding TetR/AcrR family transcriptional regulator has protein sequence MAKPLAKGSRATSRLDQAGSDDFGTRRSEILETAASLIASSGLRTSLQEIADAAGILPGSLYHHFESKEAILVELIRRYQDDLDRIGQQAKARLDDADSLPAAEQIIELGSAIAQCAVKHRAALQMSFYEGPSADPELMTLTRRQPSAIHEAMVQTLRAGRWSGYIKPDIDLPTLADRICQTMLQVGLDVMRHNSPADQVAALLCRIILRGLAARPPADSPLDRSSAFAAASAVIESWADDSGADPLDKASHVRAVARAEFGRKGYEATTIRDIASAANLGTGTVYRVIGSKDELLDSIMASFGQKVEAGWVSVLRSDATPIAKLDALSWINVNALDRFSDEFRIQLAWMRQSPPTANPGWSYPTRLRQMKSLLSEGIRSGEIRVDAPSTAMLARCVIGLQWIPENILRDVGKRAALVHTRDTVLRGAAVRGK, from the coding sequence ATGGCCAAACCCCTGGCTAAGGGCAGCCGCGCGACCAGTCGCTTGGATCAGGCCGGCAGCGACGACTTCGGAACCCGGCGTAGCGAAATCCTGGAGACCGCGGCGTCGTTGATCGCATCGTCGGGTTTGCGAACCTCCCTGCAGGAGATCGCCGACGCAGCGGGCATCTTGCCGGGCAGCCTGTATCACCATTTCGAATCCAAGGAAGCGATCCTGGTCGAACTGATCCGCCGCTATCAGGACGATCTCGACCGTATCGGGCAGCAGGCCAAGGCGCGGCTGGACGACGCCGATTCGCTGCCGGCCGCCGAGCAAATCATCGAGCTGGGGTCCGCGATCGCCCAGTGCGCGGTGAAACATCGAGCCGCGCTGCAGATGTCTTTCTACGAGGGGCCCAGCGCGGATCCCGAACTGATGACGTTGACCCGCCGGCAACCCTCGGCGATCCACGAGGCCATGGTGCAGACGTTGCGTGCCGGGCGCTGGAGTGGCTACATCAAACCCGACATCGACCTTCCGACGCTGGCCGATCGCATCTGCCAGACCATGCTGCAGGTCGGCCTGGACGTGATGCGGCACAACTCCCCCGCCGACCAGGTGGCCGCGCTGCTGTGCCGGATCATCTTGCGGGGGTTGGCGGCGCGACCGCCGGCCGACTCGCCGCTGGATCGCTCGAGCGCCTTCGCGGCGGCCAGCGCCGTGATCGAGTCGTGGGCCGACGACAGCGGCGCGGATCCCCTCGACAAGGCCTCCCACGTCCGGGCGGTCGCCCGGGCCGAGTTCGGCCGCAAAGGATACGAGGCGACCACGATCCGCGACATCGCCTCGGCGGCGAATCTCGGCACCGGCACCGTCTACCGGGTGATTGGATCCAAGGACGAACTGCTCGATTCGATCATGGCGTCGTTCGGCCAGAAGGTCGAAGCGGGATGGGTCAGCGTGCTGCGCTCGGATGCCACCCCCATCGCGAAGCTGGACGCACTGAGCTGGATCAACGTCAATGCGCTGGACCGATTTTCCGACGAGTTCCGCATCCAGCTCGCGTGGATGCGACAGTCGCCACCGACGGCGAACCCGGGCTGGTCGTATCCCACCCGGCTGCGGCAAATGAAATCGCTGCTGTCGGAAGGAATCCGCTCCGGCGAGATCCGGGTCGACGCTCCTTCCACCGCGATGCTGGCCCGCTGTGTGATCGGGCTGCAGTGGATCCCGGAGAACATTCTGCGTGACGTCGGGAAACGTGCGGCCCTGGTGCACACCCGCGACACCGTATTGCGCGGCGCAGCCGTCCGCGGCAAGTAA